The DNA window GGGACGGTGCTGCGCGACGATTACTACATGAACCACCTCGACGAGGTGAACCAGCTCGTCGGCATCACGGCGCTCTTCACGACGGATCCGAAGTCGGTGTTCCGGTCGCACGCGAACCGGCTGAAGAACTCGGGTCTGTGAGCAGCGAGGGCGGGCGGCGCCGCGGTGAGCGGGCCGCCCGCTGATCCCTCGGCGGGTGCTTCGCCAGCGAGGTCGACTCGCCAGCGAGGACGACTCGCCAGCAAGGAGGCGCGGCGTGGCGGCGAGATGGCAGAAGGCGGTCGGGGCGGGGGTGCTCGTCGCAGGCGCTGCGGCGCTCTGGCTCCACGGTGGCAATGCGTCGTCTTCGGGTCCGCTCGGCGCGTCTCGCGCGGAGGCGGCGGCGACGTCGGCGGGGACGCGGTCGCTCGGGTCACGCGCCACCGCACCTGCCGCGCTGCCGAGCGCGCAGAAGCCGGTGAGCGAGGGGGCCATCGCCGCGCAGTCACCGCGCTCCCTCCAGGGGACGGACGTCGACGACGCGCTGCGCGTCGACGATCGGGGGCGGCTGATCCTCGGGCCGGAGGTGATCCGGTTCTTCAACTACTTCCTGTCGGCGACGGGCGAGGAGTCGGACGAGACGATCCGGGCGCGGATCCTCGCGGCCATCCGCGAGCGGCTCGACGAGCCGGCGGCAGGTCAGGCGGAGGCGTTGCTCGGCAGGTACCTGGCGCTGCGCGAGGCGTCACGCGACATGAGCGACCGGCTGACGCAGGAGGCGGAGCCGTCGGCGCGGCTGGAGGTCATCCGGCGGATGCGGCGGGAGCACTTCACGTCGGACGAGGCGGAGGCGCTGTTCGGCGCCGAGGAGCAGGAGTCCTCGGTGGCGGCAGCGCAGAGCGAGGTGATGCGCAACGAGCGTCTGTCGGCCGAGGAGCGGGACGCGAAGCTGGACGCGCTGGAGGCGCAGCTGCCCGAGGCAGCGCGGGAGGCGCGTGCAGAGGCGAGGCGGCCCGCCGAGCAGCTCGCCGAGGAAGAGGCGATGCGGGCAGAGGGGGCGACGGCCGCGGAACTCCACAAGCACCGGGTGGCGACGGTGGGCGTCGAGGCGGCGGGGCGGTTGCAAGCGCTGGATCAGGAGCGCAATGCCTGGGAGCAGCGGCTGGAGGCGTTCCGGCAAGAGCGGGAGAAGCTCACGCGCGCAATGGGCGACGGTGACGCGCAGACGGTGGCGGTGCTCGGTCTGCTGGAGCGGTCGTTCTCACCGCCGGAGCAGCTGCGGGTGCGGGCGATGCTGAAGATGCGGGGCGAGCCGATCGAGATGTGAGGTGGTGGGTCGCCGGGCCAGCAGGCGCGGGGCCATTGCGCCAGCGGAGGGCGGTCAGTTGCGCCAGCAGGCGAGACCCATCAGCTGGCCGAGTCCGCTGCTCACGGGCGCCCGCCCGACCTGGGCGCCGGTGGTCTGCTCGAAGGTGTAGAGGATCCGGTCACTGAGGACGATCAAGGTGCCATCCGTGTCGTTGGGCCAGAGGCCGTCCACCCAGCCGTCGAAGTTCTGGAGCGCGATGGTGGCGATGCTGTCGAACGCGGGGATTGGCTCCCGCTCGATGAAGCTCGTGGAGTGCCACGCCGAGAACAAGCTCGTGCGGCTGGCGGCGAAGACGAACAGGTTGTCGTTGTTGACCTGGAAGACTTCGGCGACCGAGCCCGCTCGAAGGTCGTCGAAGGTGGCATAGCGCTCGAGGTTGGACTCGAAGCTGTCGTAGGGTCTCACCAGCAGGCTGCCTTGCCAGGTGGTGATGGCGGTCACGCCACGGCTCATCGTGGCGGGCTCGATCACGCCGAGGTCCAGGGAAATGCGGGCAGCGCCGCGCTCGCCTTGGGGGAAGTAGAGATGGTTCCCCAGGACGCCGATGGAGCTGTTCTTCCACGCCGC is part of the Chondromyces crocatus genome and encodes:
- a CDS encoding lipase secretion chaperone, with protein sequence MAARWQKAVGAGVLVAGAAALWLHGGNASSSGPLGASRAEAAATSAGTRSLGSRATAPAALPSAQKPVSEGAIAAQSPRSLQGTDVDDALRVDDRGRLILGPEVIRFFNYFLSATGEESDETIRARILAAIRERLDEPAAGQAEALLGRYLALREASRDMSDRLTQEAEPSARLEVIRRMRREHFTSDEAEALFGAEEQESSVAAAQSEVMRNERLSAEERDAKLDALEAQLPEAAREARAEARRPAEQLAEEEAMRAEGATAAELHKHRVATVGVEAAGRLQALDQERNAWEQRLEAFRQEREKLTRAMGDGDAQTVAVLGLLERSFSPPEQLRVRAMLKMRGEPIEM